Within Lolium rigidum isolate FL_2022 chromosome 5, APGP_CSIRO_Lrig_0.1, whole genome shotgun sequence, the genomic segment GATATATTGGATCGTTTATGCTGTTACTTATGGATGATTGCATGGTGTAAGGGGTCCCATAGTAATTTTATAACATCTAGTGAAAAACATATCCTACAGAGTCGATATGTATATTACAGTTTTGCGGCTTTCTCTTAAACAGACTTTTTTTTTGTTCCCATTATGATGTTTTAAAATTCTGGAACATAACACACGCAGTTATCCTCCGCACTGTAAGCCACGGACATTCTTGCGCTAGCTTGATGTTGTTTCTTAACAATATACTCAGAAAATAACTAATGAATAGCCAAAGCAAACAGTCGTTGCACTGTCTTCTGGCGGAACCGTGGCGCCGGTCGAGTGCAGGACCGGTCAAGCTGTAGGCCAGCCCAATAATAACAAAATCAAACTTCGTATCTGTCTATATATAACCCAGTGCAGTAATTCTATAGTGTGAGTGGTATGATCAGTCACACGAAAACAAAATAAGCTACAATTGCAAGGGCCATGTCTAATAAGGCACTATGTATTCAACGAATGTTCCTCATCTGTGTACAGCTGATCATCATACCACTCACACTAGcaaacgcggtggcatcaacctaAAGTCGCGACTATCCGTACGATTACTTTGCTTTCCTAGCACCGCAGCTGTCTGTGATAAAACACTTGCAGTAGTGGAGCTGCTCCTAAACTTAATTCAACATGGTTATACTGGTATGCAGAACATTCTGCTGAACAAAGAAGCAAAAGGGCATAGCCACACTGAGCCGGACGGATGGAACCCGGAAGCTGAAACCTCAGCCACAGAACATGGGATAGAGGATAGGGGATACGGGACCAAAATCGGGGTGGGGGGGCACCGACCTGCACGGGCTGCTTCTCCGCCGGCTTCGCGGCGCCGttgtcggcggaggcggcggtggagagggccgcggaggcggaggcgggggcgGATGCCATCGGGGTCAGCGGCGAGATCTTCCGGAGGGAGGCGAAGAGGGGGCGGCGGAGTgaggaggccgcggaggaggaggaggggtttAATGGCATGAGTCCATGGCGCGGGGTGGTCGTGGTGGTGGTCGCGGAGGTGGCCAGATTCATGAGGCCGCCCAGCCGCTCCAGTGCGTGCGTGCGTCGCGCCGCCACTGTCGTAGGCGGGCGAGCCGGTCAGTCAGGCGAGGTGCGAGGTGGGGAATCTGTGTAGGCGAGGGAGTGGATGACGGGTGGGCTCGTGCGTATGTCTGGCCCGCGTGTCAGTGTGTGAGGAGGGTTTTCGGTTGGGTCGTTTGGGACGGGAGGAGAGGAGAGATGCCGTTGCGCGATTCGAGACCGAGGCCCCGTCGGCGAGTGAACGAAGTGTGTTGTTGTCTCGTGCCATTGAATCTGGACATGTTTCGCTCACGGCATCCCCAACAGGGGCGACGTGaattaagagcatgtctaacaggccccgtattttttcgccccttaaaacacgagtagagggccctgtattcacttttcgccggccgaaaactgTCCGAGTCATGACGACCGTATCCTCACCCCGTAAACCAGAATCATACGGAATATTCGTTTTACGGGGTGGGATACGGTCCCTAGCATCGGACGAGTTTCAACCCTCAAAACAGGTGTTTTTGACAACGGTTTCGAGACATCATAGTTTGATCAAATATAGCGAGATAAATACACAGTATTCACTGCCAGCATGGGTGGCAGTTGTTCAACACACACACTCACCGAAGTCCCACCTATTATTCGGTCTTGACCATAGACAACATTACTTCGCCTCATATCGAGAACGAAGAAGCATCCAACCCCGGAACACACAATTGACGAGTCAAATTCAGAGGCCACATAATCAGCGATAGAAAATAACTGTATCAACAAGCCGAAAAATTAAAGACACACAAACCGCAGCCATGAAACATACGGTTAACCAATGCGGTTCGCGTGGCAAAATCAAATCCGTCTTGGCGAATGACTTGAGGGAGATCTCGATTTGCTTGCCGGGACGGAGCTCCATGCGCGGCTATTGGAGTAATTGGCGATGAGCTCCATGCGGCTCAGCACCCGGATCCCCTCGCGCACGGGCGCCGGCGGCTGATTTATAGGAGCGTCGCGGGCGAAGTTGACTCGCTTGTCGTGAGGGCATACGTACCGGGACACGCCGAAGCCGTAGTCCACCTCGTCGAACCCGAGGCGGCTCCGGTCCAACGGTCGCCGTGCTGTAGTCCAGCGGCAcgtcggcgcgatcgacgccgcgcATCCGGTCCCGCGAACCCCGGCGACGGCGGCCGTGCGGACGGCGAAGGTGAGCCGGACCTCGGCGTCGTCCGGGAGCCACGGGCGCGCCCCGCCCGGGGAGGCGGGAAacacgaggagctcgccggagcGGATGGCCGTCGCAGACATCGCCGGTGGTGCAGTGCGGAGgagatctggcgggcggcggtGGCAGTTGGGTTTCCTGAAATCCTTCGCGCGCAGTGGATGAGAGAATGATGGTTCGGCCCTGTATTCCccttcccaccccgcacaagtaaggggcgaagagCCGCCCCGTATCCAAAACTGGGAAAAATCGACGCGGGGGCCATttttacggggcctgctagacggccgggtagagcccaaCCCCGTATtttggcggttattatacgggtttgccccttttacggggtctgttagacctgctctaacacAGATCGACCGATTGCCACTGCAAGGTTAAAAGATCTCCAAGTGTTCTTGTATTCTAACCCGGTCCCGCACATCAGGAACATCATAATCGATCGCGTAGATTTGATTTCTCTTTCCCTTCTTTGCTACCCTAGGGCGACACTGCCACCCCACCGCACCGCCGTAATACACGCCATCTATTCGGGCCTCGCCGCACCGGAGAGCAAAAACGAAGTCGGGTAAATTCTTCACCACATCTGTCGCATCTTTGGGGGCCAAACATCTGGCAGTTGCGCCGCCCGGCCTCGCCGTCCAAGACCTCTTCGGTCAATTGCGCAGGTAGGTTCCCTAACTCATTTTTTGGCGCTATTGTGGGTGACCATTGATCTGCTATTGCTACCCAGGCAAATGGACATGTGTAAGTCGCTCGAAAAGTTATGCGGTGAGGtaattgactcctcttccgacgatgaGTCCGAGCAGATGACACAAAACATGGCTTTTGCTGCAGCCTCCATCCTCCACAAGCACAATGCCAGCCAGACGCGCGGTGGACCGGGGCTTTACGAAGGACCGCTCAAAAAACCTGCACTGCGACAGAGTTGATGGATATCTCCGACTCTACAAAGGCTACTTCGACGGCATCCACTTTAAACGTTTGATATGGGTTGTCCTGCTGGAGATGACATTGCTGGCGGGCCGACAAGTCGCAAACACCTGTCGGGCACTAGGTCATGTACCCTTGCCCAGACGGCCTGTTGGTGAATTCATATTTTTTCTTTACCAGCCAAAGCCCAAAATAACCACGGAAGCCCATTTCGATCCCCCAAATCATTCCCCTCCCCCAAATCCGGCGAACcaaaaccccactaaaccctccccagcctccgccaccgccggcgaCACTGGCCGCCGCGACGATGCGCCGCCACCTGGACCTCCtgccccgcctcctcctccgccgccacatcCACCGCCGCACCAAGCCCACCACCCCACCCCTACCCCCACCTCCCAACCCGCCACGCCCGCCGCAGAAACCCGAGCCCGCCACCATCCACGGCGAGACGTGGCACGACAGCTACGCGTGGATGGGCTCGCTGGCCGACGCGGCCGCCATGCGCCACATGGACGTGCACATGGAGGCCGAGGAGAAGTACGCCGAGGCCTGCCTGGCCGCCGCGGGGGCGGACCGGCTCGCGCGCAAGCTCCAGCTCGAGATGGCCTCCCGCCTCGCCTCCGAGGCCTGCACCACGCCGGCCCGCTGGGGCCCCTGGCTCTACTACCGCCGCGCCGACGAGGGCAAGCAGTACCCCGTCCTCTGCCGCCGCTCGGCCGCGCTACACGGGGAGTTCGTCTCCTACAGCGACCCCTCCGCCGGGTTCGACTTCACCGCGGGGAAGTGCATCGAGCAGAAACTTGTGGATTACAACAAGGAGGCCGAGCGATTCGGAGGTAACCATCGAAATCGGTTTTCGTATTTGCTATCATTCAAGTTCAGTCTCCAGAGCTTGATTTGTTTAGATTTAATTTTTTCATCATTGTGATATAGAAAATTGTTAAACATGAAGACCATTTTTGACTTGCTACACTTGTTACATTTTTCACCAATGTTTTACCTTAGAGGCCAGAGAACTTGCCAGAAGTTTGGGCTCGTTAGTTAGTGCTGACTAAGTTTGTTAGGTTGTAGTTGCACAATGCTACCGGTTTCGGTTCTTGTTGATATGCCATACATAATTGTCTCCCCGAATCATGATactttatttttgtttatattttggTGTGATGGTCTTGCTGTACTGGTCTCACATCTATTAGTAATCTACATTAGTACAGATATTTCACATTTCATTTACCAAACAATAAAATCAGAGGTCCACTGAACATAATTTGGTTCATCCGCACCCTTCCATTTTTTCTGTTTGCCTGTTTGGAGATGCTTTATGTTCTTTGCACACTCTGCACTAGGGAGTACCAATATGCAATAGTACATCTATGGAGGTAGGCAATTGCTACATCCTTTTAGTTCTGATGTGGGTGTTGGAAGCTAGTTACCATCTTTTCTCACGGTTATACAGATTATGAAAGCTACAGCCTATCTGTATGCAGGATACTCATACGAGGAGCTGTCTGAAGTTTCTCCAGACCACCGATACATTGCATACACCATGTATGACAAAGATAAGGACTCCTTCACTTTATTGGTCAGGGATCTGGTGACTGGCACACTTTGTGATAAACCTCGTGCCGACCGGGTCTCTAATATTTCATGGGCTATGGATGGGAAAGCACTGGTTTATGTTGTTACAAACGAGGACAGAAGACCATATcggttggtggatttatttttgttaCGTCTATTCTTCTATGCTCTGCTGTAGTGCACTGCAActtaagtttttttttgtttcgttAGGCTGTATTGCAGCATTATTGGATCTGGCAAGGATGATATTCTCATACTGGAAGAACCTGGTGAGAATATTTATTTGAATATCAGACATACCAAGGATTTTCGGTTTATAACGTTAAATGTCTTTTCAGACACACACTCAAAGGTTCTGCTTTTCGTACTCCGTATCTGTACTGTTCTTAGTTGGTTCTTTTTTCACTGCTTATGCAAGATTATCCCTGTCCAGGTATATTTAATAAAGGGTTCTGATCCCTTGTCCAGAATGACACTGGTATGGGAAGGTGAATCCCAAGTTCACTGCATTGTGGAACATCATCATGGACGCCTGTATTTATTTACAGATGCCTCAAGAGATGGTGTTCGTGTTAATTCACATTACCTAATGCAGTCTGATGTGGAATCTCCTGGGCCAAAGAGTTGGAAGGTCCGTGTTACTATCTACTATGTCATATCAAAGTTATCTGCATGCACTTGTTCTCTAGATATGCACACATTCTCTTCATAAAAACGCAATGAGTAATTTGAATATAGCAGTTGATTTTTTCATACTTCTTTGGCAAATGCATCGTAAGCATTATCCATGTAAAGTACGGTTACTAGTACTTCGTTGCAACTGCTGTTGTGAAAAAAGTCCTGCTCTGAATTAAATCAGATTATGGTGTCTTTTTGCTATCTAATTGACCCAAACTTTTGATGTTTGAATCAGAATGTTTTCCTTGAGGAACCAGGTATTATTCTTGAAGATGTTGACTTCTGTAGTACTCATATGGTGCTCATTCTGAGACAAGGCAGGAGACTCAGTCTTTGTTCAGTTAAACTGCCTCTACCTGAAAATATTCATGTAAGTTAATTCTCCTTTCTTATGATCTTATCTACAAGAGTCTAATCTGAGAAATTATACAACTTATTTCTTTGCTTCGTGATGGTCCCCACACCACCTGTTACTCTGTTGTTGAGTGAAAACATTGCAAATCTATGCTGCTCACTAAATTTACCGAGTCTGTGGTTATATGGCCTATTGGATATCTGAAACTGCGCTGCAACCATATTTCTTAACAAAACTTCTTGTTGTCTTCTATTCATACGCTGCAACCATAATTGTACGAAAATAAGTGCCGTTATGGAATTATAACTTTCATATGCCTGTTCATTTTGCTTCTCAGGTACCTGCCCGTTTATCAGATTTTCACCCATCTGAATTGCCTCTTCCCAGTCATGTGTGTCAGATTTTATCTGGGCCAAATTATGACTATTATTCCTCAACAATGCGTTTCACAATATCATCACCCGTGGTATGTGTATCTGCATCTGCTGTCTGGCTTAGCTCATTCTTTCATCCTTCTGTACCATCCACAACCAGATAGTTACTTTTTGGTTTTTCTTTGCACACCAGTGTAGAATTGATTATTTGTACTGTTTTTTCTACCTTTGTGCAATGACGCCAATTTTCTTATCTACGCAAGTACAGACTTGTGACATCCCATTGTTTAGTTGAGATAACTGGTCTTCATCACTTCATAGTTCATGCAATACTGTACAAAATGCACGAGTTGGCTATTTCTCAAAGAGAAATTATTTACATCAAAGTATGTATTGGCCCTAGATAGACGGGGCTCTGTTGTCAGTTGTCACGAAAGGTGCCTTCCAGTCTTCAGTTATAAAGTAGCACAATAGATTAATGATGTTACCCCCTCCCAACAATACACAATATTTATTTACTTTGTAATTTAAATCATTTCTTGGCGTGCTTTACAACATATTGTGTTTTCCTATTGGTAGTTCAGTGCTATGCCTTATTGCCTTTATAGGGTGGTAAAGTGCTAGATGCTTAGTGTCTCTTGTGATAATCTGCATGTATAGTTGCTCTTTAGGACATTTTGTAATGATTTCTTGTTGTTCTGTTCTGATATCTAAAGGTTTGACTATGTTTTTGTATCTTGATTATATTTtcttactacctccgttccaaaaagCAAGTATatgtttagtcaaaagtcaatgtCTTTAAATTTTTACCAATTTTATAGACAATAATATAAACATCTACAATATTAAATAAATATACTATGAAATATTATTCTATGGtggatctattgatattgatttggtCTTGTAGATGCTCATATTTCTGTCAACAGAATATTGACTTTTATATCTTGATACCGTTGACTTCTGCAATTGTTACCTAACTGCCTATATGGAAAGATAAATTTATACATGACGTTTCTGGTATCCAtataaacagaaaaaaaaattaaacattgTTTTATTGACTGGACCTTTTTTTAATATCCATTTCATGGTAGTTAAGCAGCAATCTGTTCTATCTCTACCACTAATTTCAAATCGTCTGCTTTATTATCCTTATTATCTTTCAT encodes:
- the LOC124654157 gene encoding dipeptidyl aminopeptidase BI-like — its product is MRRHLDLLPRLLLRRHIHRRTKPTTPPLPPPPNPPRPPQKPEPATIHGETWHDSYAWMGSLADAAAMRHMDVHMEAEEKYAEACLAAAGADRLARKLQLEMASRLASEACTTPARWGPWLYYRRADEGKQYPVLCRRSAALHGEFVSYSDPSAGFDFTAGKCIEQKLVDYNKEAERFGGYSYEELSEVSPDHRYIAYTMYDKDKDSFTLLVRDLVTGTLCDKPRADRVSNISWAMDGKALVYVVTNEDRRPYRLYCSIIGSGKDDILILEEPGENIYLNIRHTKDFRFITLNVFSDTHSKVYLIKGSDPLSRMTLVWEGESQVHCIVEHHHGRLYLFTDASRDGVRVNSHYLMQSDVESPGPKSWKNVFLEEPGIILEDVDFCSTHMVLILRQGRRLSLCSVKLPLPENIHVPARLSDFHPSELPLPSHVCQILSGPNYDYYSSTMRFTISSPVMPDAVVDYNLLNGKWQIVQQQNMLHERTKVLYGNAFASSMGKLSSDGADLSSQDLGDCDWNELSEYYACEYYDVPSKDGVLVPLTLVYSRKHKQEGNPGLLHGHGAYGEILDKRWRSELKSLLDRGWVIAYADVRGGGGYGKEWHQDGARTKKMNSIYDFVSCGEFLLEKGIIQENKLAGWGYSAGGLLVASAINTRPDLFRAAVLKVPFLDVCNTLLHPILPLTAIDYEEFGFPVDHEEFLAIKKYSPYDNIQKDVPYPAVFVTSSFNTRFGVWEAAKWVAKVRELTQYDPERPVILNLTTDVVEESKYLETKELATETAFLIKMVNNP